The following proteins are co-located in the Manihot esculenta cultivar AM560-2 chromosome 9, M.esculenta_v8, whole genome shotgun sequence genome:
- the LOC110622662 gene encoding ATP-dependent zinc metalloprotease FTSH 8, mitochondrial isoform X3 — protein sequence MRITSRRIESKIQKKMRANLNIKISFQEFKTKLLEPGLVDRIIVSNKSVAKVYVKSSPKNGNQTSDDIVQVPANSTPARRDTSLYKYYFNIGSIESFEEKLEEAQEALGIDPHDYVPVTYVNEVNWYQELMRFAPTVLLLGTLWFMGRGMQSGLGVGGTGGRGGRGIFNMGKAPFTKMDKNAKDKVFFKDVAGCDEAKQEIMEFVHFLKNPKKYEELGAKIPKGALLVGPPGTGKTLLAKATAGESGVPFLSISGSDFMEMFVGVGPSRVRSLFQEARQCAPSIVFIDEIDAIGRARGRGGFSGGNDERESTLNQLLVEMDGFGTTSGVVVLAGTNRPDILDKALLRPGRFDRQITIDKPDIKGRNQIFQIYLKKLKLDNDPSYYSQRLAALTPGFAGADIANVCNEAALIAARNESAQVTMEHFEAAIDRVIGGLEKKNKVISKLERKTVAYHESGHAVAGWFLEHAEPLLKVTIVPRGTAALGFAQYVPNENLLMTKEQLLDVTCMTLGGRAAEQVLLGKISTGAQNDLEKVTKMTYAQVAVYGFSEKVGLLSFPQREDTFEMTKPYSSKTGAIIDSEVREWVTTAYERTVKLIEEHKEQVAQIAELLLEKEVLHQDDLVRVLGERPFKSSEPTNYDRFKEGFQDDNEPKETTKAETSEEDGSSNLEPPVVPA from the exons ATTAGCTTCCAAGAGTTCAAAACCAAGCTACTTGAACCAGGCCTGGTGGATCGCATTATCGTTTCAAATAAATCAGTTGCTAAGGTGTATGTAAAAAGCTCACCAAAGAATGGAAATCAAACCAGTGATGATATTGTTCAGGTTCCTGCCAACAGTACCCCTGCTAGAAGGGATACCAGCCTCTACAAATATTACTTTAACATAGGAAGTATAGAGTCTTTTGAGGAGAAGCTGGAGGAGGCACAGGAAGCGCTAGGAATAGATCCCCATGATTATGTTCCTGTAACTTATGTGAATGAAGTGAACTGGTATCAAGAGTTAATGAGGTTTGCTCCTACGGTCTTGCTTTTAGGAACGCTCTGGTTCATGGGGCGAGGAATGCAGAGTGGTCTTGGTGTTGGTGGCACTGGTGGACGAGGGGGCCGTGGAATATTTAACATGGGAAAGGCTCCTTTCACGAAAATGGATAAGAATGCCAAAGATAAG GTATTCTTTAAAGATGTAGCTGGGTGTGATGAGGCAAAGCAAGAAATTATGGAGTTTGTTCACTTCCTGAAAAATCCAAAGAAATATGAGGAGTTGGGTGCTAAAATTCCAAAAGGTGCGCTTCTTGTAGGCCCACCTGGCACAGGAAAAACACTTCTTGCTAAGGCAACTGCTGGTGAATCTGGTGTGCCCTTTCTATCTATATCTGGGTCAgattttatggaaatgtttgttGGAGTTGGGCCATCTAGGGTCAGAAGTTTATTTCAGGAGGCAAGGCAATGTGCACCTAGTATTGTATTCATTGATGAAATAGACGCAATTGGTCGAGCAAGAGGGCGTGGAGGCTTTTCGGGTGGCAATGATGAGCGTGAAAGTACTCTTAATCAGTTGCTAGTAGAAATGGATGGATTTGGGACCACCTCAGGAGTAGTTGTACTTGCTGGAACAAATAGGCCTGATATCTTAGACAAAGCTTTATTAAGACCTGGTCGGTTTGACCGTCAAATTACAATTGATAAACCTGACATCAAAGGCCGTAACCAGATATTCCAGATATATTTGAAAAAGCTGAAACTTGATAATGATCCATCTTATTATTCTCAGAGACTTGCTGCTCTTACTCCTGGATTTGCTGGAGCTGACATTGCTAATGTTTGCAATGAAGCTGCTTTAATTGCAGCAAGAAATGAGAGTGCGCAAGTCACCATGGAACACTTTGAGGCAGCGATAGACAGGGTAATTGGTGGCTTGGAAAAGAAGAATAAG GTTATTAGCAAGCTTGAAAGGAAGACAGTTGCTTACCATGAATCAGGTCATGCTGTTGCTGGTTGGTTCTTGGAACATGCAGAGCCCTTGCTTAAGGTAACAATTGTTCCGCGTGGTACTGCAGCATTGGGATTTGCTCAGTATGTTCCCAATGAAAATCTTTTGATGACCAAAGAGCAGCTTCTTGATGTGACTTGCATGACACTTGGTGGTCGAGCTGCTGAGCAG GTTTTGCTGGGGAAGATTTCAACTGGAGCCCAGAATGACCTGGAGAAAGTAACAAAAATGACATATGCCCAGGTCGCAGTTTATGGTTTCAGCGAGAAGGTGGGTCTTTTATCCTTTCCCCAGAGAGAGGATACATTTGAGATGACTAAGCCCTACAGTAGCAAGACAGGTGCAATCATAGACAGTGAAGTAAGAGAATGGGTGACCACAGCATATGAACGCACTGTTAAGTTGATAGAGGAACACaaggagcaagtggctcagattGCAGAGCTGTTGCTTGAGAAGGAAGTCCTTCATCAAGATGACTTGGTTAGAGTTCTGGGTGAACGTCCTTTCAAGTCAAGTGAGCCCACTAATTATGATAGGTTCAAGGAAGGATTCCAAGATGACAATGAACCTAAAGAAACAACTAAAGCTGAGACCTCGGAGGAGGATGGATCATCAAACTTGGAACCGCCAGTTGTTCCAGCTTAG